Proteins from one Rosa chinensis cultivar Old Blush chromosome 7, RchiOBHm-V2, whole genome shotgun sequence genomic window:
- the LOC112180952 gene encoding peroxidase 41, which produces MAMAAALPALLVLCIAFPLTQSAAPPPVLREDYYSKTCPDFQKIVRETVNTKQMANPVTASGTLRLFFHDCMVTGCDASLLINSNHVNKAERDAEPNQSLSGDAYEVITKAKTTLELTCPGVVSCADIMAEATRDLVSMVGGPFYPVKLGRLDGLVSKADSVYENLPRTNQTVDELIEYFGSKGFTVEEMVALSGAHTIGFSHCKEFTGRLFNYNKTTPTDPDMHPKLAEGLKKTCANFEKDTSMSAFNDMITPGKFDNMYYQNLKRGLGLLASDNALVKDPRTRPIVELFARDQEAFFKAFSKVMEKTGLFGVKTGKDGEVRRRCDALNNAISA; this is translated from the coding sequence ATGGCAATGGCGGCAGCTCTTCCTGCTCTCCTCGTCCTCTGCATTGCCTTTCCCTTGACGCAATCCGCCGCACCGCCTCCGGTGCTCAGGGAAGATTACTACTCGAAAACATGCCCGGACTTCCAGAAAATAGTCCGGGAAACCGTCAACACGAAGCAGATGGCCAATCCCGTCACCGCTTCGGGCACCCTCCGCCTCTTCTTCCACGACTGCATGGTGACCGGCTGCGACGCCTCCCTTCTCATCAACTCCAACCACGTCAACAAGGCCGAGAGGGACGCTGAGCCCAACCAATCCCTCTCGGGGGATGCATATGAAGTGATAACCAAGGCCAAAACTACGCTCGAGCTCACATGCCCGGGCGTGGTCTCATGCGCCGACATCATGGCTGAGGCCACACGTGACCTCGTGAGCATGGTCGGCGGGCCTTTCTACCCCGTCAAGCTGGGACGCTTAGACGGACTCGTGTCCAAGGCCGACAGCGTGTACGAGAACCTCCCAAGGACTAACCAAACCGTGGACGAATTGATCGAGTACTTCGGCTCCAAAGGCTTCACCGTCGAGGAGATGGTGGCGTTGAGCGGCGCTCACACCATCGGATTCTCTCACTGCAAGGAATTTACCGGCAGATTATTCAACTACAACAAAACCACCCCGACCGATCCCGATATGCACCCAAAGTTGGCCGAGGGTTTGAAGAAGACTTGCGCCAACTTCGAAAAGGACACTTCCATGTCAGCATTTAACGACATGATTACACCAGGAAAGTTCGACAACATGTACTACCAGAACCTGAAGAGAGGGCTAGGGCTCTTGGCCTCGGACAACGCTTTGGTAAAGGACCCGAGGACCAGGCCAATTGTGGAGTTGTTCGCTAGGGACCAGGAAGCGTTCTTCAAGGCCTTCTCTAAGGTCATGGAGAAGACCGGCTTATTTGGAGTGAAGACAGGGAAGGATGGAGAGGTGAGACGCCGGTGCGATGCGCTTAACAATGCCATTTCAGCTTAG
- the LOC112175381 gene encoding peroxidase 41: MALPVFFLLLLSISFTESKLTVDYYKNTCPEFQRIVRETVTLKQSAQPTTAAGTLRVFFHDCMVEGCDASILIASNHFNVAERDAEINHSLSADAFDLVTRAKTALELTCPGIVSCADILAEAARDLVTMAGGPYYKVRLGRKDGFVSKASRVEGNLARANQTMDSIINLFAAKGFTVEEMVALTGAHTIGFSHCKEFTDRLFHYSKTTPTDPELHPKLAEGLKRTCANYTTDTTMSAFNDVITPGKFDNVYYQNLKRGLGLLSSDHALVKDPRTRPLVELYSTNQAAFFKAFARAMEKVSIHEIKTGRKGEVRHRCDAFNSISA; encoded by the coding sequence ATGGCTCTTCCCGTATTCTTCCTTCTTTTGCTCTCCATTTCCTTCACGGAATCGAAGCTCACTGTTGACTACTACAAGAATACATGCCCCGAATTTCAGAGAATCGTCCGGGAGACAGTGACCCTGAAGCAATCTGCGCAACCCACCACAGCAGCAGGCACTCTCCGCGTCTTCTTCCATGACTGCATGGTGGAGGGCTGTGATGCATCAATACTAATCGCCTCAAACCATTTCAATGTGGCGGAGCGCGACGCTGAGATAAACCACTCCCTATCTGCAGATGCCTTTGACCTTGTGACCCGTGCCAAGACAGCCCTTGAGCTCACCTGCCCCGGCATTGTGTCATGTGCTGACATTCTCGCAGAAGCAGCACGAGACCTTGTGACAATGGCGGGTGGTCCATACTACAAAGTGCGCTTGGGACGCAAAGATGGTTTTGTTTCCAAAGCTTCAAGGGTGGAGGGGAATCTAGCCAGAGCCAACCAAACTATGGATTCCATCATCAACCTCTTCGCCGCTAAAGGGTTTACAGTCGAAGAAATGGTTGCTTTAACCGGTGCACACACAATTGGGTTCTCTCACTGCAAGGAATTCACAGACCGGCTTTTCCATTACAGCAAAACCACCCCAACAGACCCAGAGCTCCACCCAAAGTTGGCCGAAGGCTTGAAGAGGACTTGTGCCAATTACACAACAGACACAACCATGTCTGCCTTCAACGATGTGATCACACCAGGCAAGTTTGATAACGTCTACTATCAAAATCTTAAGAGGGGGCTGGGGCTCTTGTCTTCAGACCATGCTCTGGTTAAGGACCCAAGAACAAGGCCTTTGGTTGAGCTGTACTCTACAAACCAGGCTGCATTCTTCAAAGCTTTTGCTCGTGCCATGGAGAAGGTTAGTATTCATGAAATCAAGACCGGGCGTAAGGGAGAGGTGAGGCACAGGTGTGATGCGTTTAACTCCATTAGCGCTTAG
- the LOC112175382 gene encoding putative DNA glycosylase At3g47830, translated as MPKSRKRKQQVEVDHHPKPPTKTPKTTKETPKDPYPNHARPTREECVSVRDDLLALHGFPQEFAKYREQRLSSQTSNGCDAAVSSEPSDEKESVLDGLVRTLLSQNTTEANSQKAFASLKSAFPTWEEVLAADSQSLESAIRCGGLAKTKASCIKNMLSCLLAKKEKLCLEYLRDLSVDEIKAELSHFKGIGPKTVACVLMFQLQQDDFPVDTHVFEIAKAMAWVPVGADRNKTYLHLNQWIPDELKFDLNCLLYTHGKLCRKCIKKGGSTGKQQEKESEDINSCPLLRYCK; from the exons ATGCCGAAAAGCCGCAAAAGAAAGCAGCAGGTGGAGGTTGACCACCACCCAAAACCTCCAACCAAAACACCCAAAACCACCAAAGAGACTCCAAAGGACCCATACCCGAATCACGCCCGACCCACCCGAGAAGAATGCGTGTCCGTCCGAGACGACCTCTTGGCCCTCCACGGCTTCCCCCAAGAGTTCGCCAAGTACCGAGAACAGCGACTGAGTTCTCAAACATCCAACGGCTGCGACGCTGCCGTCAGTTCAGAGCCGTCGGATGAAAAAGAGAGTGTCTTGGATGGTTTAGTGAGAACTCTATTGTCTCAGAATACCACGGAAGCTAATTCCCAGAAAGCCTTTGCTTCTCTCAAGTCAGCTTTTCCAACTTGGGAAGAg GTTTTGGCTGCTGATTCACAAAGCTTAGAGAGTGCCATAAGATGTGGTGGTTTAGCTAAGACCAAAGCTTCTTGTATTAAGAACATGCTGAGTTGTTTGCTGGCGAAGAAGGAAAAGCTTTGCTTGGAGTACCTGCGAGATTTGTCAGTTGATGAAATTAAGGCTGAGCTCTCTCATTTCAAAGGAATAGGTCCAAAAACG GTGGCTTGTGTTTTAATGTTCCAACTTCAGCAAGATGATTTTCCTGTGGACACCCAT GTGTTTGAGATTGCAAAGGCTATGGCTTGGGTTCCAGTTGGAGCAGACAGGAATAAGACATATCTTCATCTTAACCAATGGATACCAGATGAACTTAAATTTGATCTGAACTGCCTTCTGTATACACATGGTAAGCTCTGCCGCAAGTGCATCAAGAAAGGAGGTAGCACTGGTAAGCAGCAAGAAAAGGAATCCGAGGATATCAATTCCTGTCCTTTATTACGTTACTGTAAGTAA
- the LOC112178352 gene encoding U-box domain-containing protein 38 yields MGGNGKHRWKISFYRSTSSGKQPPKEFLCPISGSLMSDPVIVASGQTFERRSVQVCREFGYAPELPDGTRPDFSNLIPNMAIKTTILNWCDQHHSDRPHPPDLASVEKNVRALMEDSRVDQGIRVSERELLKGVAERPPIMFSHAATELGRGRVDHFYSSSSEESVVIASPSPYTPLPFATRPSCYSSSPSSSEIVELETLNPNSNSNSNSDSIHLSAEEEELMTKLSSSVIVEQEEAVISLRKLTRTKEELRVSLCTPRLLSALRSLIVSRYSTVQVNAAASLVNLSLEKPNKVKIVRSGFVPPLVDVLKSGSGESQEHAAGALFSLALEEDNKMAIGVLGALPPLMHSLVRSESERTRHDSALALYHLTLVESNRIKLVKLNAVPTLLALSKAPRSAGRVLLILCNLAICGEGRSAMLDANAVECLVGMLRRNELDSESTRENCVAALYALSHGSMRFRGLAREAKAVEVLSEVEKRGSERAREKAKRLLMIMRGGGGGGGGRADDGEPDWEGVLDSGTGVGLGAGTRYRVGPGRSLHAANSTTF; encoded by the coding sequence ATGGGTGGTAATGGGAAGCACAGGTGGAAGATCTCCTTCTACCGCTCCACCTCCTCCGGAAAGCAGCCGCCCAAAGAGTTCCTCTGTCCTATTTCCGGGTCTTTAATGTCCGACCCGGTCATCGTCGCCTCCGGCCAGACATTCGAGCGCCGCTCCGTCCAAGTCTGCCGCGAATTCGGCTACGCGCCCGAGCTCCCCGACGGCACCCGGCCCGATTTCTCCAACTTAATCCCCAACATGGCAATCAAGACCACCATCCTCAATTGGTGCGACCAACACCACTCCGACCGCCCCCACCCGCCGGATTTGGCCTCCGTCGAGAAGAACGTCCGGGCCCTGATGGAGGACAGCAGGGTCGATCAGGGAATTAGGGTTTCCGAGAGGGAATTGCTTAAAGGCGTGGCGGAGCGGCCGCCGATTATGTTCTCACACGCCGCCACCGAGCTCGGCCGCGGCCGCGTCGACCATTTCTACTCCAGCTCGTCGGAAGAGTCCGTCGTCATCGCCTCCCCAAGTCCTTACACTCCTCTTCCCTTCGCGACTCGGCCGTCGTGTTACTCCTCCTCGCCTTCTTCCTCTGAAATTGTCGAactcgaaaccctaaatcccaattccaattccaattccaattccgaTTCGATTCATTTAAGtgcggaggaggaagaattgaTGACGAAGCTCAGTAGCTCCGTCATAGTCGAGCAAGAAGAGGCGGTGATTTCACTGAGGAAGCTGACCAGGACGAAAGAGGAGCTCAGGGTTTCGCTCTGCACGCCGCGGCTGCTCTCGGCCCTCCGATCTCTGATCGTCTCGCGCTACAGCACCGTCCAGGTCAACGCCGCCGCGTCGCTGGTCAACCTCTCGCTGGAGAAGCCGAACAAGGTGAAGATCGTGCGGTCGGGATTCGTCCCGCCGCTGGTCGACGTTTTGAAAAGCGGATCCGGCGAGTCGCAGGAGCACGCCGCCGGCGCGCTCTTCAGCCTAGCCTTGGAAGAAGACAACAAGATGGCGATCGGAGTCCTCGGCGCGTTGCCGCCGCTCATGCACTCGCTGGTAAGGTCGGAGAGTGAGCGCACGCGCCACGACTCGGCTCTGGCGCTCTACCACCTGACGCTGGTGGAGAGCAACCGCATCAAACTCGTGAAGCTGAACGCGGTGCCGACGCTTCTGGCGCTGTCGAAGGCGCCCAGGTCGGCGGGTCGGGTTTTGTTGATACTGTGCAACCTGGCGATCTGCGGCGAGGGGAGGTCGGCGATGCTGGACGCGAACGCGGTGGAGTGTTTGGTCGGGATGCTGAGGAGGAACGAGTTGGACTCGGAGTCGACGCGCGAGAACTGCGTGGCGGCGCTGTACGCGCTGAGCCACGGGTCGATGAGGTTTCGGGGGCTGGCGAGGGAGGCGAAGGCGGTGGAGGTGTTGAGTGAGGTGGAGAAGAGAGGGAGCGAGAGGGCGAGGGAGAAGGCCAAGAGGCTGTTGATGATCATGAGaggcggcggcggaggaggaggagggagggCGGACGATGGTGAGCCGGATTGGGAGGGGGTTTTGGATTCGGGTACTGGAGTTGGGCTCGGCGCGGGAACCCGGTACCGAGTTGGGCCTGGTAGGAGCTTGCATGCTGCCAACTCAACTaccttttag